CCCGCGGGCGTCCACGACATGGATGCCCTCGTCAATGGCTCCCAAAATGGCTTCGAGCATTTCCCGAGGCAGTGGACTCGTCACCGGCATCTCCCCCCTGTCGAAAATCGGGCAAACCGCCGAATTGTCGTCCTAATCCGACGATTCGTCTTCTTTTTGCGAATTCCTTGTTGCGCGCGCCGTCACCGCTTGCGGCAGCCATCCATAGGATAATAGCGCCACCTCCGCTCTGGCGGCGATCGTGAAAGGGGGAACCCTCCTTGTACCCGCTCCGACTGCGGCAAATTGCGACCTTGCTCCAGGGCAAAATCCTTCGCGGCGATCCCGACCTCGTCCTGACCCACGTCTATTATCGGCGCGGCCGGCACATCAACAACCGCACCCTTTTTTTCTTCTATGACAGCCGCGGGCGAAAACGCCCCGACCTGCACGACCTATCCCCGGGCGCGGTGGTCACGTCGCGCGCGCTCTTGCCCCACGTCCCCGCTCGGCTGCCCGTCATTGTCGTCGACAACCCTTTTCGCGCCCTCTGGAAGCTGGCACGCTGGCAGCGCAACCGGCTTACCCTCCCCGTCGTAGGCATCACCGGCAGCGCCGGCAAGTCGACCACCACGGCGATGACGGCCGCCATCTTGAACCGCGTCTACCCGACGCTGCACACCGTCGGCAACTTGAACACCACATATTGGTATCCGTTTCAGATCCTGCGCGTCTCCCCCCGCCACCGCTTCCTTGTGCTGGAGATGGGCATGAACCGCTTGGGCGACATTCGCCAGCATTCCCGTGCGGCAAGACCCTGTATTGCCGTGATCACCAACATCGGGGAAGCCCACGTCGGCAACCTTGGCAACGACTTGGACAACGTGGTCCGCGCCAAACAGGAAATCCTCGAAGGTCTGTCCCCGAACGGCACCCTCGTGCTCAACGCCGACGACGAGCGGTCGCGCCGCATCGACACGCGCAAGGTGCGCGGGCGTGTCGTCACCTTCGGCATCAAGAACCCGGCCGACTACCGGGCCAAAGACGTGCGCTACACGCTGACCGGGATGCGCTTTACCGTCACGTTGCGCGGCAAAAGCCACACCTTCGACTTGCCCGTCTTTGGCGAACACATGGTCTACAACGCCCTCGCCGCCATTGCCGTCGCCGACCTCCTGGGCGTCTCCCCCGCAGCCATGCGCGCGGGACTGCGCCGCTTTCGTCCACCCAAAATGCGCCTGCAGATGATCCGCGGCAAGCAGGGGCGGCTGCTCATCAACGACGCCTACAACGCCAACCCGTCGGCGATGATCGCCGGGCTGTCGATCCTCCCGCACCTTCCGCACCGGGGCAAGCGCATCGCCGTCCTCGGCGACATGAAGGAACTGGGTGCCCTCACCCACGCGGGACACGCGCGCGTCGGCCGCTACATCGCCGCGCATCGGCCCGTCGACGTCCTCGTAACGGTGGGCCGCTACGGCCGCATCATCGCCGAAGCCGCCCGCGAACGGGGTTTTGGCGCCGTGCATGCCTTCACCACGCGTGACGAGGCGCTCCGGTTCTTGCTCAAGACACCACCGGGCTGTGTGCTGTACTTCAAGGCATCGCGCCGGCTCCGTTTTGAGCGCCTGCTGCGCCCGCTGCGCCAAACGGAACGCTAACCGCCGCACCCACGCCCTGCACGAACCACTTCCGAACCTTCCCCGCTGGGGAGGATATCGGGAGTGGTTATTCGTTTTGCTTTGCCCGATGTCCACGCGACGCCCAAATTTGTAGTATAACAGTTTGCAAATACGAAGATGTGTTATATAATGATGGCAGATCCCACGCGAGGAGGTATCCCTCATGCGTTCCTTGGCCGAGTTTTACGGGTGGACCACGCCGGAGATGCCGACGCCGTGGGCCGAGGGTGCGGAATGGCGGCGTTCCCCCGCGCGCGAGCCCCTCGCCCGGCGCTGCGAGTGTGTCTGCTGCGGCGCCTCTTTTCTCGCCCCCTCCGGTTCCGTGCTCTACGAGTGCGAACGCTGCCTCAACCAACGGGAAGAATAGGCGTCGGGTGCAGACGCAAACGGCCCCGCTGCTGCCGCGAACGCTTCGCGGGCAACCGGGGCCGTTTCTCTTCCCTTACATCCGCTCTGGCGCCGACACGCCGATAAGGCGCAGGCCGTTTTTCAAGACAATTTGCACCGCCTTGGCCAAGGCCAGCCGTCCCTGCGTCAGCTCGGCGTCATCGGTGAGGATGCGCTCGGCATTGTAGTAGCTGTGGAAGAGCGCCGCCAGGTCGTAGACGTACCGGACAATGCGATGGGGCTCGAGCGCTTGGGCCGCCGCGGCGATCTCCTCGGGGAACGCGGCCAGCTTCTTCATCAGATCGACTTCCTTTTCGTCCGTCAGGCGGTCCAGCCCCGTCGGCGGATCGGCGAGGGCAAGGCCCTGTTCGGCCGCCTGGCGGAACACGCTGCAGATGCGGGCGTGGGCATACTGGACGTAATAAACCGGGTTCTCGTTGGATTGGGCCACGGCCAGGTCGAGGTCGAAATCGAGGTGCGTGTCCGGGCTGCGCGAAGTGAGGAAGTAGCGCATGGCGTCGACGCCAACCTCGTCCATCAGCTCGCGCAGGGTGACCGCCTTGCCGGTGCGCTTGGACATGCGCACCTCTTCGCCGTTCTGGTACAGGCGGACGATCTGGTTGATGAGGACGATGAGCCGCTCCGGATCATAGCCGAGGGCGGCCATCGCCGCTTTCATGCGCGGAATGTACCCGTGGTGGTCGGCGCCCCAAATGTTGATGACCTTGTCGAAGCCGCGCTTGAATTTGTCGTCGTGGTAAGCAATGTCCGGCGTCAGATACGTGTACGTGCCGTCGCTCTTCACCAGGACGCGGTCCTTGTCGTCGCCAAAGGCCGTGGAGCGGAACCACACCGCACCATCCTTCTCGTAGGTGTGACCGCGGGCGGCCAGCTCCTTCAAAATGGCTTCCACCTTGCCCGATTCGTACAGCGACGTCTCGCTGTACCACACGTCGAAGCGCACGCCGAAGTCGGCCAGGTCGCGCTTGATCTTGGCCATTTCCTTCTCCAGGCCGTAGCGGCGGAAGAAGGCCAGCCGCTCCTCCTCCGGCAGCTTGAGCAACGCGTCGCCGTGCTCGCGCGCCAGCTCCCGCCCGAATTCGACAATGTCCTCGCCGTGGTAGCCGTCGGGGATCATCGGCACGTCTTCGCCGAGGGCCTGGCGGTAGCGGATCTCGATTGACTGGGCCAGCTTGACGATCTGGTTACCGGCGTCGTTGATGTAGTACTCGCGCGTCACGTCATAGCCGGCCATCTCCAGCAGGTTGCACAGCGCGTCGCCCAGCGCTGCTCCCCGCGCGTGGCCGACGTGGAGGCTGCCGGTGGGGTTGGCGCTGACAAACTCCACCTGCACCTTCTGCCCGCGGCCGACGTCCGTCTTCCCGTAGGTCTCGCCCATGGTCAACACTTCGCGCACCGCGTCGGCCAGGTAGGAGCTATCCAAAAACAGGTTGATGAAACCGGGGCCGGCCACCTCCACCCGCTTCACGCCGCATGATGCGCGATCAAAGCGGTCGACAATGGCCTCGGCGATCTGCCGCGGCGGCCGTTTGGCCACGCGGGTGAGCTGCATGGCCAGGTTCGTCGCGTAATCGCCGTGGGCCTTGTCCCGCGGCACCTCCAGCTGGATCTCCGGCAAGGCGTTTTCCTCGATGCCCAGCGCGGCCAGCGCCGCCCGCCTCAGCTCCGCGGCCAGCCGCGCCTTCACCTGTTCGGTTGCGTACATGGGCGCGCATCTCCCTCCTTTACGATGACGGTCAATCGTCGTTCGCCCATCGGCTCTCCGCCCAGCGTCCACGCGTAGGCGATGCGGACCACCAAGCCAGAGGGCTCCTGCGTTTCCTCCACGTCAACCGTGCGGGTGTGCGTCGTCAGGGCAAAGCGTCCGTACGGCGTGCCGAACGTCCCCGGCGTCACCGCGCCGGGAACGAAGGCCTGCTCCATCGTCCGCGCGCCGCGGCGCAAGAGCACCACGCGGTTCGGCTGCACCTTGAGGGTGGTGGACACACGCCCGTCGTCCTGCTCCTCGTCGTAGCGGATGTACCAGCCTTCCGGGCGCCGGTACAGAACGCCCGTATACACGAAGGCCTCCCGCTGCCCGTCCGCCACCGTCGCCACTTCGATGCGCACCGGGCGTCCCCTGTCCATCCGGTTCCCCCTTCCTGTCTTCGCTCCATTGTATCCCGTTCCGCCGATGAACACAAGCGGGCCCGTCCGCACACACAAACGCCCTTCTCCGCCTGCATTGGCGGCGGAGAAGGGCGCGCCGCGCGCGTTTCGTCGCGTTTCACTTCACCCAGCCGAGCAGGATCTCGCGCACCAGCTTGGCGGCCACGATCGGCGTCTGTTCCGTCGGGTCGTACACCGGGGCCACCTCGACGATGTCGGCGCCCACCACGCGCACGTCGGAACGGGCGATGGCGTGGATCGTCTTAAGCAGCTCGCGCGACGTGATGCCGCCGGATTCGGCCGTGCCCGTGCCCGGCGCGAAGGCCGGATCGAGGACGTCGATGTCGATCGTCACGTAGACCGGGCGTCCCGCCAGTTCCGGCAGCACCCGCTTGACCGGCTCCAGCACCTCAAAGGGGTAGAAGTGCATGTGCTCGCGGGCAAAGGCGAACTCCTCCCGCGTGCCCGAGCGGACGCCGAAGGAATAGACGCGACCGCCGCCCAACAGGTCGACGGCCTTGCGAATCGGCGTGGCGTGGGACAGCTCCTCGCCTTCGTATTCCGTGCGCAGGTCGGCGTGGGCGTCGATGTGCACGAGCACCACGTCGGGGTACGCCTCGTGAACGGCCTGGATCACCGGCCAGGAGCAGAGGTGCTCCCCGCCGAGGCCGAGGGGAAACTTGCCATCCGCAAGGAACTTTCGCACGGCGTCACGGATGCGTTCGAGGCTCCGCGCGGCGTTGCCGAAGGGCAGCGGAATGTCCCCCGCGTCAAAGTAAGCCACCTCGTCCAGGTGCCGATCGAGGTACGGGCTGTATTCCTCGAGCCCGACCGACGCCTCGCGGATGCGCGCCGGGCCGAAGCGCGACCCCGGCCGAAAGCTGACCGTCCAGTCCATCGGCATGCCATAGATCACGGCGCGCGCCTCGGCATAGCTGGCGCGGCTGGCAATGAACACCTTGCCCGAATAGGCTTCGTCAAACCGCATGCGTCTTCCTCCCGATGGCGGCCGCGCGCAGCGCCTTTGCCCCTTACTCGCCGTCCTGCGTCAGGTCGGCGACAAACTTGGGCAGGCTGAAGGCGGCGCGGTGCAGCGCAGGCGTGTAATACTTCGTGTCGACGGCGCGGATCTTGGCCTCATCGACCTCGAGCGGATCGTAGCGCTTGGAGCCGAGGGTGAAGCTCCACAACCCGCTCGGGTACGTCGGAATGCTGGCCAAATACAGCCGCGTGATGGGGAAAAGGCTCTTGACGTCTCGGAACACGCGGCGAATGAGATCAGCGTTGAACCACGGCGACTCGGTTTGGGCCACGAACAGGCCGTCTTCCCGGAGCGCCTCAAAGATGCCCTGATAAAACCCTTTTTCAAACAACCCGACGGCCGGCCCGACCGGTTCGGTGGAATCGACCAGAATCACGTCGTAGCGGTTGCGGCTTTCCGCGATGTGCTGGATGCCGTCCTCGATGCGCACCTCGACGCGCGGATCGTCCAGCTTGCCGGCGATGGCGGGGAAAAAGCGCTTCGACGCCGCGATGACGGCGCCGTCGATCTCCACCAGCGTGGCTTTCTCCACCGAAGGATGCTTCAGGATTTCGCGGATCGCCCCGCCGTCGCCCCCGCCGACGACCAACACGTGGCGGGGATTCGGGTGGGTGTTCATCGCCACGTGCACGATCATCTCGTGGTAGACGAACTCGTCCACGTCGGTGGTCATCACCATGCCGTCGAGGACGAGCATGTTGCCAAACTGCTTCGTCTCAATTACGTCCAGCCGCTGGTACGGCGTCTGTTCGGTGTGCAACGTGCGGTTGATCTTCGTGGTGATGCCGTGATTTGCCGTCTGCTTTTCCGTATACCACAATTCCATCGGGTTCCACCTCGTCCTCTTTCATACCTGAACATTTTAGCGCACTTTGCGCAAAAGACAAGCTCCTTTTGTGCATGCGGTATAGGCAAAATCTTCGCACGGCAATACTGACAGGTACCGGCAAAAAAGAAACAAGGCCAAACCGAACGCGGGGAAAGGGGGACAAAGCGTGCAAGTCATGTGGGACGACCCCCAATTGGGGTGGGCCCGGCGGCTTAAGCGCCTTCTTGTGCGGCTATTCGTCATGACCGGACTGGTTGCCCTTTGTACGATCACCGTTTTGCTCTACCTTCGCGCCCAGCCGCTGCCCAAAGGAAACACCGCCGCGACGACCGTGATCTTGGCGGCCGACGGCTCGGTCCTCGACGAACTGCACCGCGGCCAGAACCGGAAGCCCGTTCCGCTCAGTACCATTTCCCCCCACGTCATTGCCGCCACGCTGGCCGTGGAGGACCGACGCTTTTTCGAGCATTTTGGCTTCGACTGGCGGCGCATGGCCAAGGCAATATACGTGGACGTAAAGGAGATGCGCTTTGCCGAAGGCGCCAGCACGATCACCATGCAGCTGGCGCGCAACCTGTACCTGAGCCACGAAAAGACGGTGGCGCGCAAACTCAAGGAAGCGCTCTACGCCCTCCAACTCGAGCTGCACTACAGCAAGACGCGCATCCTCGAGCTGTACCTCAATCAAATTTACTATGGCCACGGCGCCTACGGCATCCAGGCGGCGGCGCAAACCTATTTCGGAAAGGACGCCAAAGATCTCACCCTCGCCGAAAGCGCCCTCCTGGTCGGCCTGCCCAAAGGGCCGTCCCTCTATTCCCCCTATCGCCACTTCGACCGGGCCAAGGCGCGGCAGAAAGTGGTGCTCGACGCCATGGTGGCGGCGGGCTACCTCCGGCCGGAGGAAGCCGCATCAGCCTTCGCCGAACCGCTGCGCCTCGTGCCGCCGGGCGCCCGCACGCGCGAACCGGTGGCGCCCTACTTTCGCGACGCCGTCGTGGACATGTTAGAGGAGCGCTACGGCTTGACGGAGGAACAGATTTTTCGCGGCGG
This portion of the Calditerricola satsumensis genome encodes:
- a CDS encoding UDP-N-acetylmuramoyl-tripeptide--D-alanyl-D-alanine ligase, translating into MYPLRLRQIATLLQGKILRGDPDLVLTHVYYRRGRHINNRTLFFFYDSRGRKRPDLHDLSPGAVVTSRALLPHVPARLPVIVVDNPFRALWKLARWQRNRLTLPVVGITGSAGKSTTTAMTAAILNRVYPTLHTVGNLNTTYWYPFQILRVSPRHRFLVLEMGMNRLGDIRQHSRAARPCIAVITNIGEAHVGNLGNDLDNVVRAKQEILEGLSPNGTLVLNADDERSRRIDTRKVRGRVVTFGIKNPADYRAKDVRYTLTGMRFTVTLRGKSHTFDLPVFGEHMVYNALAAIAVADLLGVSPAAMRAGLRRFRPPKMRLQMIRGKQGRLLINDAYNANPSAMIAGLSILPHLPHRGKRIAVLGDMKELGALTHAGHARVGRYIAAHRPVDVLVTVGRYGRIIAEAARERGFGAVHAFTTRDEALRFLLKTPPGCVLYFKASRRLRFERLLRPLRQTER
- the argS gene encoding arginine--tRNA ligase; this encodes MYATEQVKARLAAELRRAALAALGIEENALPEIQLEVPRDKAHGDYATNLAMQLTRVAKRPPRQIAEAIVDRFDRASCGVKRVEVAGPGFINLFLDSSYLADAVREVLTMGETYGKTDVGRGQKVQVEFVSANPTGSLHVGHARGAALGDALCNLLEMAGYDVTREYYINDAGNQIVKLAQSIEIRYRQALGEDVPMIPDGYHGEDIVEFGRELAREHGDALLKLPEEERLAFFRRYGLEKEMAKIKRDLADFGVRFDVWYSETSLYESGKVEAILKELAARGHTYEKDGAVWFRSTAFGDDKDRVLVKSDGTYTYLTPDIAYHDDKFKRGFDKVINIWGADHHGYIPRMKAAMAALGYDPERLIVLINQIVRLYQNGEEVRMSKRTGKAVTLRELMDEVGVDAMRYFLTSRSPDTHLDFDLDLAVAQSNENPVYYVQYAHARICSVFRQAAEQGLALADPPTGLDRLTDEKEVDLMKKLAAFPEEIAAAAQALEPHRIVRYVYDLAALFHSYYNAERILTDDAELTQGRLALAKAVQIVLKNGLRLIGVSAPERM
- a CDS encoding DUF1934 domain-containing protein, which translates into the protein MDRGRPVRIEVATVADGQREAFVYTGVLYRRPEGWYIRYDEEQDDGRVSTTLKVQPNRVVLLRRGARTMEQAFVPGAVTPGTFGTPYGRFALTTHTRTVDVEETQEPSGLVVRIAYAWTLGGEPMGERRLTVIVKEGDARPCTQPNR
- the speB gene encoding agmatinase, translating into MRFDEAYSGKVFIASRASYAEARAVIYGMPMDWTVSFRPGSRFGPARIREASVGLEEYSPYLDRHLDEVAYFDAGDIPLPFGNAARSLERIRDAVRKFLADGKFPLGLGGEHLCSWPVIQAVHEAYPDVVLVHIDAHADLRTEYEGEELSHATPIRKAVDLLGGGRVYSFGVRSGTREEFAFAREHMHFYPFEVLEPVKRVLPELAGRPVYVTIDIDVLDPAFAPGTGTAESGGITSRELLKTIHAIARSDVRVVGADIVEVAPVYDPTEQTPIVAAKLVREILLGWVK
- the speE gene encoding polyamine aminopropyltransferase, whose amino-acid sequence is MELWYTEKQTANHGITTKINRTLHTEQTPYQRLDVIETKQFGNMLVLDGMVMTTDVDEFVYHEMIVHVAMNTHPNPRHVLVVGGGDGGAIREILKHPSVEKATLVEIDGAVIAASKRFFPAIAGKLDDPRVEVRIEDGIQHIAESRNRYDVILVDSTEPVGPAVGLFEKGFYQGIFEALREDGLFVAQTESPWFNADLIRRVFRDVKSLFPITRLYLASIPTYPSGLWSFTLGSKRYDPLEVDEAKIRAVDTKYYTPALHRAAFSLPKFVADLTQDGE